GATGACGTCAGCTCTTGAGGGACAGGTCACTAGGAGGTGCTGGCAGTCAGTGGGGTCAGAAGCCTCAGGAGAcgacactcagtgagccatctGGAGCATCACTTGGAGACCCTGGAGTGGGCAGCAGTGAGGAGTGAAAGAAGGAGCTGGCATGTCACTGACTGGACAGGTGGGCCGCCACGTCCCAAATGGCACATGTACTGAGCGCTCGGGGCTCGGCCCGTTTATAGTGCAGTTATGGAGCccgaggaggagtggagtggCTGACAGGAAGCCTGGGCCCTTCACTGGTGTCACAGAGTCCTTCATCTGCACCTCCCACAGGTCCCCATTGAGTGGAAGGCGGACTTCCATTCAGGTATCCAGTAGGGGGTGCTGGAAGAAAAGTGAGCCAATAAAATGGAGGGGGCAGGTCAACGAGTGGTGTTCATTCGCTAATTTAAACTGTTTAATGTGCCACGTGACCCACCCGATTACGGGCACCCTGCAGTGGCATGCACCTTCATGCTGCTGGTAACCCGGTATTAGGTTACAGGTCTTTGTTATTCTAATCAGaaagtatatagtgcctttaccgaGGGCACTGTCACCAGCTGAGGTGTACACTGTAACGGGCAGCTACAAGCACACAGACTGCAAGTCTTAGCTGACACAGGCCCCCCTCAATCACACAATATCATGGCACCCATGCCAAGCAGGCCTCTGTCAGCTGGCCCAGGGCAAGATAGAATTGCTGCATGGCATGGGTACCATGTGCCAATCTTGCCAGCACCTGTCTATATCTGTTCAATATGCCCTCAGCGTGTGTCTGGCTTATGTGAGAAGTGGCAGATGGACATGTGCTGGACATCTCCATGTCCACCCCCTATCAGCAGGGTATCCAACTGGGATGGCAGATGCCAGTGTTGGCCACCTAAGAAATGTGCCAAGGCTTCAGCTAGGGGTGCCACAGGGCCAATAGAGGAGCACCCCACAGAGCAGGTGACAAGGACACCATTTGGGACGTGGCCATGGCCGAGCTCTTCCTCCTTACTCTGACGCCCACTGCTGCTCAGCCCTGAGGTCGACTCAAATATCCAGGATGACGCCATCTTGTCTGCACGCTCGGCCACGAGGAGACGTTCACCCGCATTCCTCCTCAAGTGGCAGGGGACTAAAGAGACACGATGAGGTGACCACAGCTGCCAATTCGTCGCCTCGTCCAGCGACTACCGGATTCTGGTGAACAGGTTCAGAACGGATTTGGATTCCTAAAACACAGGAAATAAAATCTGAATGCAGGCCTGCCACAacgtaatcatcatcatcatcatcaagatcAACAACAGTTAGGCCCCAAGGGTCAGCACGGCATTAAGTCACAACCACCCCCAAGATAGTGGCATTGGGGGCAGCACGGGGCGAACACCAAACACAATACCTCAATGTCACCTGCGTCCCAGCCACCCATCGGGTCATTCTCAACACACCCATTTTAAGGCAAAACTCTTGCATGGTTAAAgcacactgcatttttcattccaacagatggcgctacTGACACTATaaattaataaaggaaaatttaaattgaaaaaaatgatagGACACATAAACAGCCTGATAGCACACTTAGTGATCCCACTGGAGCTCATTGGCTGATAAGTGGGGTCTCCAGCTCTGGTCCTGAGGGGCTAGAAAGACTTCTTTGCAGCCATTTCTGATTTAAACTtgcttatttaaataatctgcccCTGGCGGCAGATCACCGAAATGTCCCGTAGTGAGCTCCCTCTGGCATTTGTCTGTCTGCTGGAATCTCCACAGCAGCGCTAATATttgtgctgtgccatctgttggaatacaaAATGCAGTCTATGCCATTAGTACATACatcacaaaatgcattccaacagatggtgcagcacaCACATTAATGCTCCATATGCCCAACCGTGGAATTTCAGCCAATTAACAACAAACTCCTCAACATCTTCTTTCTAACTCTTACTTACGAGGGTCTCAAACGCAAGTCCTGGGAGACCAGTGTGTCCTCTCTGCAGCTGTTAACAGAATTTACTATTCATCTGTTCAGACAGTTTCTCCATTACGGACGACTGGACACTAAACTGACCTGAGGGGCACCATCCCTCTTCCTTAACTCCTAAGTGGTTTTCCTTTATTAAGTTCAAGTGTTAGTTGGTTGTATTTGACAGAATCGGCTGTGCAGCAATGCCAACTGTTGCAGTGTGCCATGTGTTGAAGTGAAAAATGCACATAGTCCACGCAATGCATTTCAGCAGATGGAGCCCTGCAGACGTTCGCACTGAACATGGCTGGTCTTGGGGGTTAAGCCAATCACAACAAGCCCACCCTCATCTGAACTTCTAATGCCCACCTTTTTGTGTTGCCCCTTCTTCTGTACTCAACAAACTGCCTGCCAATACTTCAGCTTCACACAGTGACGGTGGCTGTGGAATGTCATTGGGACCCTTCACCGTGGGGGGCTCTTTGAGTCTTACCTTGGTGGAACGCGTCTTACTGAAGACGTTCCAGAAGCGGAGGGTCTCGTCTCCAGCTCCGGTTACGATTGCTTCTCCGTCGGGTGAGATGGCCTACAGGATGACAAGCCGAGACAGGTGAGGCGTCACCACAGGAGTGACAACTGGACTGCCACCCTGACCCATCATGGCACACACTTACCAGGTAGAGAACTCTGTAGGAATGTCCAGTGAGCTTGGCGACCTGCGTAAGCGACGGGTACTTCCAGACCAGGATCTGATTCTGCGAGTAGCCGTGAGTGCTGACCTGTAGACGAGAGAGCGCCGGGGGGTCGGCGTGGGTTCAAAAATGAAGAGCGTGGTAAAGTAGTGCAGTGGTTTAATGGGGAGTGGGAGCTCGGAGTGGTCCGACATCCATGTCCAGACAGAAGTGAAATATTCTGATGGTTTCCAGATATAAACGATTCATTTCGCTAACGGAGACGCGCCTCTCGCCCATGAGACCCTCGTCAGCTCTGTGCTGCTCAAATCAGTCCGACTCTTCAACTGGCAAAGTCGCTGCAGCCGAGCAAACGCAGCACAACACGCAACTTCTTCCTGTTGGCATCACCTCACCCGCCAGGCGGGTCACTTAATACACACACGATTGGGGGTGGAGCTAACTGTTTAGCCCCACCCACACATGGGAACGCCCCCTTCGGACGACTGCACACTTGTAATTGATGCCGTTTCTCAAAGGCCTCCTTGTTGTCATTGACAACGCACCAAACATCTGCAGACAGCATCTACCAGGACTTGATGACATCACACAGACAGTGAATCCGAATCGGAAAATGCaaatgaaccccccccccccacaaactCGGAGCTActagtaaacgttaacatttaacattatacaaagttattgtctgtttttcacctgcattattatcattctttaatttaatattatttattgtatcagtatgctgctgctggagaatgtgaatttcccattgggattaataaagtatctatctatctagtcggGCTACTCAAGTTCTCCGAGTTGCACTGTGGCACTGACCCCCTCATCCGAGCTGACGTCACCCTGCATGACTTCTAGCTGGGGGGGACATCTGCAGATCTCGTCGCCTGAGCTCATCATTTTACACGACTAGAAATCGGCGGGCATGTCGAACTACGCCACCGCGTGATGACTCCCCAAGTTATAAACCCGATGCAAGCGGCACAGACACTCACCAGCTCGTTGGCATGCTTGGACCAGGCCAGGTTGCACACCTGTGAACCCGTGTCGACGCACTGCAAGGGCTGGCAGGTCAGCGTGTTCCAGAAGCGGATGCAGCGGTCAGCGGTCCCCCCGCCCGAGGCCAGCAGACCGTGCTGGTGAGGTGACCAGGCGATGGCTTTGACGGCCGCCAGGTGCTCCGTGTACTGCTGCACTGGGCTCAGACTCGAGTTGTTCCACACAAAGAGCTGCAAGAGGAGCGCAAAGCTGAGCACCGTCATACCTCCCATGAGCCGTGGCGCGCCATCACTGGACACAGACATAGCACCTTGTTGTCGTTGCCCCCAGACGCCAGGTGCTGGTGGTCTGGCGACCACTTGAGGCCGCACACTTCCTGCCGATGACCCTGCAGTCGGCGCTCGCTCTGCACCGGTGGGCTGCGCACATCCCGTTGCAGGATGAGACGATCCCGGCTTCCGGAGGACAGCTGCTCCGCGTTCCAGGCCAGAGCCCCTGAGGTGGACAAGTGGGGGGTGGGGGCGTTAACAGGGCGGCAGGAGGAAGAGAGGGCAGTGACGCCACGACGGACAGTAAAGTGACGAGTCTCACCGACTCGAGCCGAGTGGCCGTCCAGGCAGGTCAATTTCTTGCCAGCTGCCGAGTCCCAGATCTGCACAAAGCCCTTATGAGTGCCAACAGCCACCAAGTTGCCCTGTAAAGCCAAACCGAGAGATTAAATGAGTCGCTGCGCCAACAGTCGGCCACACAGCTCAGTGACTCTACTCACCCTTTCACTCCAGCACACCGAAGTCACCGAGTCCCCATCGGCCGACAGGTCACATAGTCGAGTCACCTGCAGGGCGAGACGCGTCAGACACTGGCATACGGCACGGCCTCACTCACCCTTCTCGTTTCCCCCCTAAGCTCCCCCACCTGGCTGGTACACGCGCTCCACAGGTACACGCAGGCCCCCAGTCCCACACTCAGCACGTTGGAGGCGGACCAGTCGACCAGGTTCAAGTAGAAGTCGTCCTGCAGCTCCGGGGCGTCCAGAACCTTGAAGGGGATCTTGGAGATCTTCCTTGTGGGCTTCCTCGGCGAGCGTAGCAGCTTGTGACTAAAAGGGGGAAAAGATGTCAGTGATGGACGGCGTGTGGTCATGTGGGGTGGGACGGCCACCGGGGGCGCCTACCTCTTATTACTCAGGGGAGAAAGCGAGTACGGGGAGATCTCGTTGCCACCGTCACTCAGGACCTTCTTGCTGCTCACTGCGTACTGCGGGGAGAACAAAGAGGAAGTTAGGGACACCCAAGAAGTCACATGTCAGCCCCTGTGGTAGGGTGCAAAGGAAACCAAAGGCGGGCAGAATTCTCAGAATTACTGGAGGAGAAATCCCACCAAGCGCCATCACTAAGGAGGTAGCTGGATACTTGGTGAATAGAGAGAGGGAAAGAATACAGCGAGATAaacaaagatatgaaaggcactatataatatgatagatagaacctttcacattatctattatatagtgcctttcacatctatctaatcctgccgactacgctattatatagtgcctttcactctatctgaTAGTTCCTTTCCGTATCTCTAtcagatagagtgaaaggcactatataatagatagatagcgtagtcggcaggataagatagatatgaaaggcactgatagatagatagatagtggaaggcactaaataatagatagatagcccgTACAGCCAATATTCTGAGTGCACATTTAACATTTGGTATCCTtaagactccatccatccatccattttccaacccactgaatccgaacacagggtcactggggtctgctggagtcaatcccagccaacacaggacacaaagcaggaaccaatcctgggcagggtgccaacccaccgcagatccttAAGACTCTCATTCCCTAAGTCAGTGTGTATATTCTAATTGGTTAGGATGAAGATGACATGACAGGACGAGGCTTTCTGCAGTCTGATGACTGGAGAGCCCCAGTAGCGCCCCCTAGCTCACCACGATGGAATTTCACCCCAATCGTCTTTTGTGCCACCCTCTCCGGTGAATCCAGGGTCAGTCCTGTAATGCAGATGGCCGTCCTCATTGGCTTATTCAGGCATCAGGTGCTACAGAACAGTGCACTGGCCACTACGGACTGGCTGAACATCCTAAGCAGCTTGTCATCTTCTTTAAAGGACCCCAAGTCTCCTTAGACAGTTTTAGATACAAGCTTTGCCAGGGTATTGTCACAAACGACTGTGGTCAACGCCTGCACGTTAGTCAAAGGTTAAGAAAGATCACACAGAAGGAGCCCAGCTAGGAAGACCGTAATCCATTGTGGTAAAGACGGAGGGCAGACTGTGTTGTGATCAAAGTCCTGGGGGCAGTGGAGCACCTTGTGGTGATCCAGAGAATGGCCGGAGTCACACCACTGCTGACAATAAGTGTCACtcctgtttgtttgcgctacctACCACGTGTTGCCCAGTACTTTGTCAAGTGTTCCTGACACCTGGTCTGGCATCGCGGTGCACCATTTACTGTTTGCAATTAACTGAGTTTCAGGCAGTTCACACAGTGGACCTTCAGCAAGCAGGACGGTCATTCTGTCAAATTGTGGGACAAATTGGATCCGAGGTGTCCGTAGCTCACTGGTGGTGAAGAAAAGGGTAATGTAGGATGAATGTCAAGACTGGTGCATCAGAAGGGTGGCTGTGGCAGTCACTGCTGCACCAAAGTGCCCACTCACACCACATGTAGTCATCGTCTGTGGAGGAAGACTCTGGTCACATGTTCTCCGTGGCCCTGCTGCGTCTAACTCATTGTTACGGACAAACAGGCCTGCAGTGGACCCTCAAATAGGCTGAACGGAGGGAGATGTGTGTCGTCTTTAGTGATGAAAGCAGATTGTGTCTCGTAATGAGTGACGGTCGTATGTCTGTGTCCGGCTGAGACCTGCCGAGTGGCCACGTCCGCCGCATATATATGACTGCAAGAAGAAGCACGGCCCACGGTGCACCTCACAGTGGTCACTCACATCTGGAGTTTACGGAGGAGATGTTGACGAGCTCTACCGACGTCAGCATGACAGGAGAGACACCAGCCCAAGATGCTCTAGAGGACGTGTGACGAAGTCCCCTGGCCAGCATACTCACCGGCTCTCCACAAGATTGGACTGTACGACGAGGTCACGAGAAATGAACCTCAAACAACTGAGCCTTGTAGCAACATTTGCAATTGAGCTAAGAGAGAGACTGCCAAGGAGACGGACAAATGACAGCTGGAAGGGCGACGGGCACACAAGCAGGTTATTTTAAAAGGTGCCGAGGTCTGCTTGACCAATGCGAGTCGGTGAAGGTGTTAATAAGCAGCCAGTTCTTCTGGTAGTCTGACAAGAGTTCTATGAATATGTAATTCTGCGAGTGTTTAGAACGACGAGGAGCAGCACCACGTCACAAGCGGCTCACTGTGCCACCAACATTCCTAGCTGCTGGATGGGACATCTGAGTGTCAGCCTTCTCTCCGGCCTGATTATGTATGGATACAGGATTACGCATTATGTTCTGGACGtgaatgttatcttttaaagcaagttaaacacGTACTgtatatctctttttgtaccatctCTCTCTCGTAATTATTTTCCACCACGGGTACAAAATGGTTGGCATTGgctctgcatcaagaaacacatccTAGGGAGAACAAGCGCCCCCTGCTGAATACAAGTCTCCAGATCAAAAAGGTATGTACTGACCCTCCAGTGGTGGACCTTGGTGACAATGCTGTGCCACGTGGCACTCGATGCACTGAACAAACCACACGCAGTGTCGCCGTCTGTCAGTGGACGTGTACTTATCAGACTCGGGTGATTCCTCAGCACAAGTGTGGGGTGACACCTACATGGTGGTCTCACTTTCCGGGGACAGAGCCatgttaacacacacacacacactatgaccTGATGATGTCACACGAGCCCGTGCTGTGTCATGGTCCTCGAGTCGCTCTGTATCGCCGACTTGGACACAGTCAGGCACAAATGGAAACTCACCCGAAACAAGTTGCGGCGCTcctgcatgggcacctggaagcgGCGGTCCTCTGTCTGGGGGTCAGTGACTTTCTCGATTCCGGCCCCGAGAAGCTCATTCTTCAAAAGAGCAGCGTAGGCCATGCCATCTGAAACAGGAAGGAAGATTCAGCTCATCACCCACCGCCATCTGAGGCACCTGCGTCACCTCCACCCAACACAGCTGAATGCGTCCCACCTTTGCCATTGTCTGCACTGGTGTCCTTAGACCTCTTGCTGTGATTGGGGGACTTGCCATTCTCCTGCAGaccagtaaagaaagaaagaaagtccaTCCCAGAATGCAAAGCTCTTATCAGACACACTGAGGCGAGGCTCAACAATATGGCCGCTCAAGTGAAAAGCTCACCTCTGCACCGCACTTACGTTTATCGTGTGGAAGTTGATGCTCCAGTTGGAACCAGCTCTGGCGGGAATAAAACGATCCCCGGTCTTCTGAAGGCTGACCGGCGAATTTAGAGATGCCGACTAGAAAAACCAAAAGGGAAGCGCGTGAGTTTGAAGAGCCGACATGTGATGGTGTCCCCGTCCAGGGTCTGCACTCTCACGTGAGCAGGCAGCTTCACCCAGGAATTGCCGCCCCTTCAAGTGAAGGTGGGCAGTGGCAGCTCTGACTGGTCTCATCTTGTGGCTTTGTCACCCTCTCAGGTCATGCAGCTCTGCTCTGCTCTGACCAGCTGGGCCCCTGACACAAGCGAGGGGACTCACCGGCAGCAGGACGTTGTTGGACACGTTGTGGAAGTTAATTTGTCGAAGGAGCCGCTTCTCATAGTCCTTATCCATGGCTGCCAGAAGAGCGGGAGCAGCAGGAGAGCTGGCTGGTGGGTACGCAGGTCAGAAGTCGTCCGCAGGTGACACCTCTCTTCCTCTCTCCTGATTTTGATCCTTCCATATGCAATACaacgaaaaagaaaaagaggctgTTTAGTGTGACAGTCAGCCATGAGGTGACTTTACGTGGCGGCCTACGCTGCAGTCCACCACCGTCCCAGTCAGTCCGTCAGTCGCTGCTCCAGGACTGGGCCCACCACTCATTAACCTGAACTGGAGGTGGTCACCCTGACGTGCTGGAGTTGGTAACCACAGATGGCCAGTCGACTGCTCCGACGTGCTGCAGCTACCCCAATAACGTTCTGCCATCGCTCGCCCGGTCCACCCAAGTGTTGTGTTACTGTTAGTTTGGATGTGTTAGAAACAGTGAACCAAAtaccccaaaaaaataaataactaaacagGGGGTCTCAACGATCACGAGAGTGAAAAATGCAAGTCAAATGGTGGAGAGCCATCTACAGCCTCGGGCGTCTGGATACTTCACGTGTCATGTGGGCTTCCAACGTGAACACCCCTCCAACTTATGAACTCATAAAGTAACGCGGATCTCCAACGTCACTGCATTGTGTGGTGGCCACTTGGTGCTCAGACACTTCATTTGTCTCCTTTCCAACTTCACTTCATGACAACCACACAGAActcctctgtttttattttgagtgTTGAGCAGTAGATCAGCGGCCATCTCCCAAAATAGCGACCAGATAACACGTACACGAAAAGAACAAAGTGGGAAGGTCCGACATCACAAACTCCGAAAACTTCCACAGTACATGAATTCAGCATCCATCTGAGCTCTGAGGCCGACCAGCCAGCCATCCAtaaatccttttctttttcttaccgCTTATCCACTCGGGATGATGGGGGTAGCCGACTACACAAAGATGCCCAGCCACCCTTTATTCCCAACACCTCCTCTGCAGATACCTAAGCATTTCCAGATACAATCTCTCAGGCTCTGCCCAGGGGTCTCCTCCTCGCTAGGGAGGCGCCCAATCAGATGGCAGAACAACCTCAAATGGCTCCTTTAGATGTGCAGGATCAGCGGCTCTACCTTGAGTTTCTCCTGAACGTCTGAGCTCCTCACCTCGTCTGTAACGCTCAGTCAGACGCCCCGTGATAGAAGCTCATCTGTGCCGCTCGTGTCCAGGACCTACTTCTtctggtcactacccaaagcttgtggccacAGGTGAGGACAGGAAGGTAGGGTGACCGGTAAATGAAGAGCtctgccttttggctcagctctctctctcgctcactcttcaCCACGACTGACCAGTCCAGCGTccacatcactgcagacgccacTCTGATCCACCTGCCTGTCAATCTCTCCACTCATAAACAAGACCACCGAGAAACTTAGACTCCTCTACTTGAGGGAGACCACCTCCCCAACCTGCATGGGGCATTCCACCCTTTACCAGCTGAAAACCAGGACCTCAAACTTGGGGGTGCTGATCCTCTTGATGAGGCACACAGGATCACATCATCTGCAAGGAGCAGAGATCGACCCCGAGGTCATGGAACTGGACCTC
This genomic interval from Erpetoichthys calabaricus chromosome 10, fErpCal1.3, whole genome shotgun sequence contains the following:
- the LOC127529341 gene encoding fizzy-related protein homolog; the encoded protein is MDKDYEKRLLRQINFHNVSNNVLLPSASLNSPVSLQKTGDRFIPARAGSNWSINFHTINENGKSPNHSKRSKDTSADNGKDGMAYAALLKNELLGAGIEKVTDPQTEDRRFQVPMQERRNLFRYAVSSKKVLSDGGNEISPYSLSPLSNKSHKLLRSPRKPTRKISKIPFKVLDAPELQDDFYLNLVDWSASNVLSVGLGACVYLWSACTSQVTRLCDLSADGDSVTSVCWSERGNLVAVGTHKGFVQIWDSAAGKKLTCLDGHSARVGALAWNAEQLSSGSRDRLILQRDVRSPPVQSERRLQGHRQEVCGLKWSPDHQHLASGGNDNKLFVWNNSSLSPVQQYTEHLAAVKAIAWSPHQHGLLASGGGTADRCIRFWNTLTCQPLQCVDTGSQVCNLAWSKHANELVSTHGYSQNQILVWKYPSLTQVAKLTGHSYRVLYLAISPDGEAIVTGAGDETLRFWNVFSKTRSTKESKSVLNLFTRIR